cgtggccaggAGGGGGCGTGGCCAGCGCGGCTCTGGCCCCGCCCCCACCCGGCGGGGGGCTCCTCGCGCTCCGCCTCGGCCCCGCCCACCTGGGGGGAGGGGCGGTTtaggggggggaggggcggctcGGGGGGGGGAGGGGCTCGCCCCGCCCCcactcccccctcccccccccggTACCGGCTCCTCGGTGGCTCCGCCGCTCTCCCGCAGCGCCCGCGCCTCCTCCGGCGTCAGCTGCAGCGGCAGCCGCGGCCCCGcgggccggcagcggccgcggcgcggcggggccccCACCAGCGCCCCCCACACGCGGTGCCGCTCCCGCAgcgcccgcgccgcccgcgGCGCCCACACCAGGAAGCGCCCGCGCTGCCGCCGCACGCGGGGCCGCTCCGGGGGGGagcccgggggggtcccgggggtctccGAGCGCTCCCCGTCCCCGcagacccccgggacccccgcagGCCCCGCCGCCATTTTGTTCCCGCCTTCCCGGAAGTGGCCGCGTGAAGGCGGCGGTCTTAAAGCGGCGATGCGGCGTGGGGCCCCACTAAGGCCTGTAAAAAGCTGTGGGAAGGGTTCTGCCCCTTTTAAGAGCGGCTTAAAGGGACAGAGCCCCTTCAAATGGCGCCGTTGTGGACCCCGGCAGCCTTAAAGGGCCAGACCTCCTTTAAAACCCCCTCAGACCGGTGGGTTTCGTCCCCTTAAAGGGCCAGACCTCCTTTAAAACACCCTTTCAGTGGCCAAACCGCCGTTAAAGCGCATTTCACACCGTTTTACCCCCGTCCCAAAAGGCCCTGAGCCCACTCTGAGGACCCTTCAGGCTCCTTAAAGGGCCAGACCCCTTTAAAAACCGTCTTAAAAGGGCGTGACCCCCTCCAGAGCCCCACGTGTGGGGCCCACTCCTCTTAAAGGGCCAGGCCACTTTAAAACACTCCTTCTCCGGTGGTTCCCACCCCCTCTTAAAGGGCCAGACACCTCTTCACACGCCCCTCCCCCCTCTCTTAAAGGGCCAGATCCTCTTAAAGGACCCACACAGTTGGCTCCGCCCCCTTTAAACCTCAAACCAAACCCCGCCCCCAAAATCCCTACATGGGGGGCTCCCCAATACCAACGTGGCCCCGCCCACTGTGGGCGGGGTTTTGTAGTAACCACGCCCACAAATGGGACCGTGTTGTGGGCGTGGCTTACCGTGTGGGCTGCGGTTTGTGGGGCGTGGCTCCGCAGGCCACGCCCCCCTCCGCCCCCGCTCCGAGCCCGCGGAGCCGCGCAGGGGCcaaggggggattttggggggggaattttgggggtcccggggggttttgggggtcccgagGGGGTCCCGAGCGGGTCCCGGCGCCGCCATGAACCGTGAGGAGCTGACCTACCTGGCCGTGCTGCTGGGCTCCATCCCCGTGGGCTTCGTGCTCAAGGAGCGCGGTGAGGGCCGGGACctgaggggctctgagggggctgggggggtcctgaggggttAAAGCGGGttctgagggggtttgggggggttctTAGGGATTAACGGGGGGGTTCTGAAGGGTTCTCAGGGGGTTCTGAGGGATTAAAGCGGgttctgaggggttttggggtgttctgAGGGACTAAAGCGGGttctgagggggttttgggggggtcctgaggggttAAAGCGGGTTCTGAGGGGTTCTGAGGGATTAACGAGGGTCTTGAGGGGTTAAATCGGGTTCTGAGGGGGGTCTGAGGGATTAAAGCGGgttctgaggggttttggggggcccTGACGGATTAAAGCGGGTTCTGAGGGGGATccgagggattttggggggttctgagggggttttggggagtcCTGACGGATTAAAGCGGgttctgaggggatttgggggggttctGAGAGGGTTTGAGGAATCCTGACGGGTCCGAAAGGATTTGGGAGGGGATTTAGGGgaccctgagggattttggggggggtcctgaGGAGATTTGAGGGGGGTTCTGAGGAGATTTGGGAAAtcctgagggatttgggggcatcctgaggggttttggggcgttctgaggggttttggggagttctgaggggttttgggtggTCCAAGGGGGTTTTAGGGGAAATCTTGAAGTATTTTTGGGTATTCTGAGGGGTTTGGGAGGATcctgagaggattttgggggaaattcgAGGTAttctggggggtcctgagggttTTGGGAGGGTCCTGAGGGGATTTAGAGGGGTCCTGAGAGGTTTCAGGGGAtactgaggggattttgggggaaatttgagatattttggggggttctgaggggttttggggggtcctggggggttctgagggggttttggggggttctgaggggttttgggtggTCTAGGAGGGTTTTCAGGGAAAATCTtgaggtatttttggggtgttctgaggggtttgggggttcagaggggttttggggggaatcttgaggggttttggggggttctgagAGGTTTTGGGAGGGTCCTGAGGGAATTTGGAGAACCTGAAATATCGTGGGAGGTCCTGAGGAGTTTTGGAGAGGTTcagagggaatttggggggaatctTGAGGGAATTTGAGGGagtcctgaggggttttggggatcccgaggaaatttggggggtcctgagggatCTTAGGGcatcctgaggggttttggggggggatCCTGAGGGGATTTCGGGGGAAATTTGAGGTATTTGGGGGCATCCTGAGGGATTTTCTGAGGTCTTGAGGGATTTTAGGGCATCctgagggaatttggggggtcccgAGGGGGTTGAGGAGGCTCCCgggtgatttttttgggggtcccgggtgggtttggggggtcccaggtgaATTTTGTGTCGGATTCggagaattttggggggatttgggcgGAGCTGGGGAAATTgaagggagattttgggggggatttggggtgatctgaggagattttggggcGACTTGAGGGGCTTTTGGGGCCAGTAAAGGGATTTTGACTTTtattcaggatttttttgggatttctgaggatattttggggatttctggtttatttttggggtgtttcgGGGCCCCTCAGGAAGATTTGGGTGCGGATGTGGGCGCTGGTGGGGGAGGGGTGTTGGTccgtttttggggtgttttaaagggttttttagtggtttttttagtgttttgagTTGTTTTAAGGAgtttttggtgtggttttggggtgttttgaaAGGTTTTTGGTGAAGTTTTGGGTTGCTTTGAAGGGGTTTTGAGGCATTTCGggttgttttgtggggttttagTGCAGTTTTGTGtcgttttttggggtttttgggttgctctgagggggttttggggtcttctgaaaggtttttggtgcatttttgggttgttttgtgggtttttggtgtatttttgtGTTGGTTTATGGGTTTCTGAtgcatttttggggtgttttgggtgcgttttgggggtgttttgagGTGTTTTATGTTTTATGGATTACtatttttgaagtgtttttggtgcatttttgttttgtagggttttggtgcatttttcagttgttttatggctttttgtgcatttttgggctgctttggtgcattttgggggtgttttggggccCTTTTGAAGGCATTTTTGTGTATTTCAGtatatttttctgctgttttttgttattttgttcattttgtgctgatttgctgggttttggggctggtttagtgcattttggggctggttttggtgcattttgaagggatttttgcgtatttagatatatttttgtgctgttttatGTTAGTTTGTTCATTTTGGGGCTGATTTGGTGCgttttggggctggttttgatGCATTTTGGCGGtgttttgagggggttttggggtattttcctgtatttttgtgttgttttcgTGGATTCCTGATACATTTTTGGGCTGatttgctgggttttggggctgatttgctgcgttttggggctggttttggtgcattttggggctgttttgagggggttttggggtattttcctgtattttggTATATTTTTACAATGTCTcatgttatttttgtttattttggggctgattttctgtggttttgggctggttttggtgcATTTTGTGCTGATTTGGTGcattttggggctggttttggtgCATTTTGTGCTGATTTGGTGcattttggggctggttttggtgcgttttgaagggatttttgcgtattttggtatatttctgtgctgtttttttgttattttgttcattttggggctgattttggtGCATTTCAGGGCTGATTTTGGTGCATTTCAGGGCTGATTTTGGTGCATTTCAGGGCTGGTTTTGGTGCGTTTCGGGGctggttttggtgggttttggtgCGTTTTGAAGGGATTTTTGCGTATTTCGGtgtatttctgtgctgttttttgttattttgttcattttggggctgatttgctgggttttggggctggttttgatgcattttggggctgttttgagggggttttggggtattttgctgtatttcggtgtatttctgtgctgttttttgttatttgttcattttggggctgatttggggctggttttggtgcattttggggccGTTTTGAAGGGATTTTGATGCGTTTTGTGCTGGTTTTTGTAACTTTGTTcattttggggctgattttggtGCGTTTTGTGCTGATTTGGTGcattttggggctggttttggtgcattttggggctggtttggtgcgttttgaagggatttttgcgtattttggtatatttctgtgctgttttttgttatttgttcATTTTGGGCTGATTTGCTGTGTcttggggctggttttggtgcattttggggctgttttgaaGGGATTTTGATACGTTTTGTGCTGGTTTTTGTAACTTTGTTcattttggggctggttttggtgCATTTTGTGCTGATTTGGTGCATTTTGTGCTGATTTGGTGcattttggggctggttttggtgcattttggggctggttttggtgCGTTTTGTGCTGATTTGGTGCATTTTGTGCTGATTTGGTGCATTTCGGGGCTGGTTTTGGTGCattttgctgctggttttggtgCGTTTTGAAGGGATTTTTGCGTATTTCGGtgtatttctgtgctgttttttgttatttgttcattttgtgctgatttgctgtgttttggggctggttttggtgcattttggggctggttttggtgCGTTTTGAAGGGATTTTTGCGTATTTGGGTGTATTCCTGTGCCGTTTTTGTTACTTGCTCATTTCCCCGGTTTCTCCCCTATTTCGTGCCCCAGGCCCGCGCTGGCGGCAGCTCGGGGGGGGCGCTGCTGGGGGCGGGGCTGGCGCTGCTCACCTGCGGCCCCCACGCGCTGCACTCGCTGGGCACCACGCTGGGCACCTGGGCCCTGCTCGCCTGCCTGCCCCGGTGAGCCCCGAGCCCACCTGGGGGGCCCTAAAACCAGCTGGGGGGGCCCTAAAACCAGCTGGGGGGGCCTGAGCCATTCTGGGGGGTCCTGGATCCATTTGGGGGGGCCTGAATCCATTTTAGGGGGTCCCTAAAACCATCTGGGGGGGCCTGAGTAATTCTGGGGGGTCCCTAAAACCATCTGGGGGGTCCTGAGTAATTCTGGGGGGGCCCTGAGCCGCTTCGGGGGGGTCCTGAGacatttggggggggggtcctgAGCCATTTTAGGGGGTCCCTAAAACCATCTGGGGGGGCCTGAGCCATCTGGGGGGTCCCTAAAACCATCTGGGGGGGCCTGAGTAATTCTGGGGGGGCCCTGAGCCGCTTCGGGGGGTCCTGAGACATTTGGGGGGGGGTCCTGAGCCATTTTAGGGGGGTCCCTAAAACCATCTGGGGGGGCCTGAGTAATTCTGGGGGGGCCCTGAGCCATTTTAGGGGGATTCCAGGTGAATTTGGGGGTCCTGAGCCATTCTGGGGGGGTCCTGAGCCATTCTGGGGGTCCTGGATCCATTTTAGGGGGTCCTAGATCCATTTGGGGGGGCCTGAATCCATTTTAGGGGGTCCTGGATCCATTTTAGGGGGTCCCTAAAACCATCTGGGGGGGCCTGAGTAATTCTGGGGGGGCCTGAATCCATTTTAGGGGGTCCTGAGCCATTCTGGGGGGGCCCGGATCCATTTTAGGGGGTCCCTGATCCATTATGGGGGGTCCTGAATCCACTCTGGGGGGTCCTAGATCCATTTGGGGGGTTCTGGATCCATTTTGGGGGGGCCTGGATCCATCTGGGGGGGCCCCGAGCCGCTTCAGGGGGTCCTGAGCCATTctgggggggtcccaggtgcATTTTGGGGCGTCCCTGGCCCATTTTGGGGTGTTATGAATCCATTTTAGGGGGTCCCTGATCCATTCTGAGGGGTCCTGGATccattttggggggtcctggatcCATCTGGGGGGTTCTGAATCCATTTTAGGGGGTCTTTGATCCATTCTGGGGGTCCTGGGTCCATTTGGGGGGGTCCCTGATCCATTCTGGGGGGGTCCCAGCTctattttggggttcccagccCCGTTTTGGGGTTCAcatccccatttttggggtcccagccccatTTCTGGAGTTCCTGttccatttttggggttcccagccccattttggggtccctgttcCATTTTTTGGGTTCCCTGTtccattttttggggtcccagccccatTTTTGGGTTCCCAGCTcaattttggggtgtcccagtcccattttggggttcccagccccatttttggggttcccagccCCATTTTTGGGTTCCCAGCCCCCATTTTTTGGgttcccagccccattttggggtccctgttccatttttggggttcccagccccattttggggttcccagcctcatttttggggtcccagccccattttgggggtcccagccccatttttgggggtcccagccccatttttggggttcccagccccatttttggggtgtcccagccccatttttggggtcccagccccatttttgggggtcccagccccatttttggggtgtcccgagtccttccccccctcccccgggTTTGGGGCTCGTTAGCTCACCCGAGCTCGTTATTGCTTAATTGGGACGAGGGTGATGAGGGGGGGAGGGGGCCGAACTCtcgggggggggaggggaaatttgggggggtccGAGACATTTTGGGAACCCCCAAATCCTCTCTGAGGGGGGCAGAAATTTGGGGGTCTCAGAGACATtttgggacccccaaatccttcatgggggggatttttgggacccccaaatcctctCTGAGGAgggg
This DNA window, taken from Passer domesticus isolate bPasDom1 unplaced genomic scaffold, bPasDom1.hap1 HAP1_SCAFFOLD_335, whole genome shotgun sequence, encodes the following:
- the TSEN34 gene encoding tRNA-splicing endonuclease subunit Sen34 — protein: MAAGPAGVPGVCGDGERSETPGTPPGSPPERPRVRRQRGRFLVWAPRAARALRERHRVWGALVGAPPRRGRCRPAGPRLPLQLTPEEARALRESGGATEEPVGGAEAEREEPPAGWGRGQSRAGHAPSWPRPLRRAALPGVPRALGAGACT